The Larimichthys crocea isolate SSNF chromosome I, L_crocea_2.0, whole genome shotgun sequence genomic interval gCAGACAATGAACTGTTGGCTTGCGACTTCATAATTTATGAAGGAGAGCAGACATGgcattcagacaaactgaaactgCCTGGAGCATGACATTTAAGGCCTTTACCTGATGCTCACCTGCTTATTTTACTGCTGAgtctcacatttcacatttcaacaaTATTACATTGTGTCATAATGagggcacacatacacacatttttttccaatGCAGATGATGATATCAGATGAAGGAAATATAGGGTAAAGGTGAGCGTCAGATGACTAAAGCTTCAGGAATGCAGTGATGACACACTTTCTATGTCTCTAATTGGGATATGTTACAACATCTTTTTTGTCTTGATTACACCTTCACTGATCCACTggatgtttctttcattttatatttgaacagGAAAGTGTGATCAACAGATATACCCacaaaaatacatgtatttttatatatctgtatataatGTGTGAGTGAGTTGTTAGTTTCTGTTACTCTACACTTCACTTTGTTGAGTGTGGTTTAACGGATAAAGGAAGTTTAGATTCCTTTGTCATTTATCATCCAAATCTCTACATGTATAACTCATCCACACCgtcccacccacccacccacacagtcaaccagcccacacacacatgctttacAGGGCATAACACCAACCTCATGTAACACAGAAATCTATTTGGTTTTAGTGAATGTTGTAATTCATGCCATGTCAAATCATGCTTAAGTACCATGAGCATACAAAGATTATCTTATCGTGTGATTGTACAGGGCAGCTTTTGAACAACCAGGAAAGTTCTGATTGTTCAGGTCATGGTTTGTTAAGGTACTACTGACAGAGTGTTTGTATGTCACATTTACTGGCAACAATATTAACTAATTATGACTTAAATTAActaatatttgaataatttaaccCAGATACTGTGCgggaaaatgtctttttaattatAGATCTATTAGCCATAAATAATAGAAGTAAAAGTAGGCTACTCTGTAAAAGTAGTCTGAAAGACTTTTTATTACAGTGGAGGTGGTAAAAGTACACATCCATAAAAGTAGCAATACACATGTACATTAATAGAGTAGAAGACCTGAATTCAAATATCAAATTTTtgtgtgtaaaggcaattctgaaatttctttcaaaacacaataaatatgttggaaaatagttgctgaaaacatgtgtaaagactttgaatgatatattactgaaatgtggagtcagaggttaaaaaagtttttcaccagttttcagtccatgGTCCTAAAAGGTGGCTTGATGATGCGTtaaggccaccctgagcatacatCTCATCTACCTAACTCACAACAGTATAAAAGCCTacagcatgttagcatctgtGCTTTTACGTATGCTAGTTATTATTCTTGTTTACACTCAGTTTCTAGCTAGCTCTGCCTTTGAAGTACTGCAAACGCATCTTCCCTGGATGAACAGCTTGATTTAAACTTCCTGAACATGAACAGATGAAGAAGTTATGTGTGTAACACAGCACCTCCCTGGGCTAGTGGTTACCACATGTGATGAATACAacaaaaagtacaacatttccCTAAAATATAGTGAAGTAACATGAAAATACTCAGTATTTAAAATACAAGTCTGGTTGTAGATACAGGTCTCTGGCCTGTAAAGGTGCTcgctatgtatgtatgtatgtatgtatgtatgtatgtatgtgtgtacgtgtgtatgtTTGAGGCTTTGTACAGACTGTGGCAACAAATTTCCTTGTAaggacaataaagtatctatctatgtatTAACCTGTAATGAGCAGCAATGCTACAATACATCAGCCTAAGTGAAATGTCAgagtaaatataataatatcaacaacaacaataataaaagtaaataaaacataaaaaaatgacagatcCAATGCAACAGAAACAGGCAgtgcaatgaaaagaaaaattaaaaccaGCTTTTCATTGATAGTCTAGAAAAATAGAAgacaaaatgtaaacagtgacattaaaaatgtaggtctggttaaagtaaagtaaatggATAAAAAGATGCTAAAAGAAATGACATAACCCCCACCTTTCTCCTTACAGTGTACCtgcacattttaaagtaaatatattaGCTAAAGGTAGGGAAGCTGTGTCTTAcatgttattatatttctggTGTTGCTTCAGTGTTATGTTCAGCCTGTTTCCCCCTCAAACATGGATGGGAAGTAAAGTggaaacacatgtacacaggtACCAGCAGAGCCTCTTAGTTAGCTGCTGTGAGTTGGTACAGCAGTGAGTGTGTGGGGCTGTGTCTGGTCCCCGCGCCGCGCGCTGCCACGCAGGCAGCCTGAGGTCAGCCTCGCGCTGATGGGAGGGACCATCAGTCCGATAGCCACGTAGCGAGCTAACACCGTTAGCTGTGCAGGTAAGTGCTCCTGTGCTCGTTTCATTCACTTCATTATCATAACGTTATCCTTCAGACTAGTTGTGCGGACATTTAAAACGCTAGTTATGAATGTAATGTTGTCACCTGCGCGGCTGTAGCGAGCATAAGTTCAAAATATGATGTTATTAGGTTAGCTCGTCTGGCTAGGTGGCTAGCACAGTTCAAGTAAGTTTACACGGAGGCGAGCTAGCGAGCGTTAGCATGTAACTAACCAGTTTCTTCCTGACGAAGTAACGCACTGCTGTGGCGTAACACAGTCACAGTGCTCGGGTTAAGTTGCTCATTAGTCGCACTCATCGTTACATTTAGGATAAAATGTGAGTTAGCTAACGTGTCACTGTTTGTATTTTCAGCTAACGTCAGCGAGCGTCACCATGGACTTGCCACATCACGGATACCGAGCAAGTAAGTGGAAATGTgaatcatcaccaccaccaccaccatcggTTGTGCAAAATGTTTGCAAAATATCCGTCCAAAGCGGCTACTTCCTATTTTCTATAAGACACAGAGGGGTCAACGTGTCTGTCACATGACTCTAATGATACACCTGAGTTATAATGAACACCTTGATGGATGTACAAGaggtgaacaaaaaaaatagaaacactaACACAAGCTCCAGAATGGCAATGAAGTCGAATCGCCTCTACAACACCATGAATATAccctttgttttttattattattatttatttatttattatttattgttttttgtttattaagaCATGATCCCACagcggggaaattcacttgtcacagcaacTCGTAAACACAGtgtggataagaaattactcagaAATAAGAAACGTGTAGAAGAAAGTCATAAGGTGCATTCAGACAAGGGTCAGGGCAGGTGAGGGTTGTGCTGAACGTAAAAACAATTACAGTCAAACAATTCGCTGATTAACCGGTTATATcgatgcctctctctctctcaaacatctttgtgtcactactttgcagtgtaaattgtgagtcagacagaTGTAGAagttgactgtgttttttttggtggacaCCCTTCCTTGCAACATCGTAGCGAAAACGCACACTACACCCActcaaatgaaaggaaaaactTATCCTAAACgtatcctgtctgaatgtacccttaaacagtctgacagctgttggaatgaaggacctgtagtagagctccttcttacatggtgggagtaacAGTCTCATGCAGTGAGTGAGcggagttgttcatgatggacaTCAGCTTTATTGCACTATTGTACTGTATTAGTTTTATCTTGGATAGTGAGTGCTGATCActcaaataataatttaaagaataaagcTCCTCATTTTACGTTAGTGATCATAAAGCATTGTTTTTCTCTTGCTTTAGGTTcagtgtatgtttatgtttgatatTCTGGATAATAAGTTAGTAGCTCCATAAAATATCGTCATTAACATATCATTAAATAGAAATATGAGTTCACTCCTTTCACGCCTCGCGTCCATCTTTTCCACAGCTAAACCACGAGCTCGTGCAGCTCCCCCCACAGCAGACTCTGTCCTGTTTGAAGACACCAGCTCTGCAGCACCAGCAATGAACAGTCAAGGGTACTACACACCTGGGTACAATATGGGAGCACCCACAAGTGACATGCAAGCAGGTACTGGGGTGGACAACCTGTTTACTGACCCGATGGCGAATGCCGCGATGATGTACGGCTCTTCGTTAGCCAATCAAGGAAAGGACATGGTCAACAAAGAGGTGAGGAAAAGCTtctaaaaaagtgtgtttgaatTAACTTCACAcctgtgaaatgtttctttggtttttcaGCCACAGGTCTTAAATACAGGTGTCTCTGCCGCTTTCTGACTCACACATTTAGACTCAGCCTGTCTCTTGATATTATCTGACAAAATAACAGATCAAAACATCAGAACAGAGTCATCTCAAATgtagatatttaatttacatctgggctgatttttattttatctttctgtcCCAGAACGTGACTTGTCATCATCGTTCTATAAAAACCACACAGATTCATTCCTTCATTGACGTGTTCACCCTCCAGGAGAGGAAAAATACTTCTTATCAGCTGCACTCTAATGCTGCACTCATAATTGCTCGATATTAGTCACACCCAGAGCCTTTTCACAATTAAAACTTTCCTCTGTATAAATTTATTGTCTGTGGTTGACATAAATAAGTAAAACTGACGTTGTTCTACTGGATTGGCAGCTTGTTACGCAGGTGATTTAAAGTTCGGGCTGTCAAGCCAAAGTGACGTACAACCCCGAGGGCAGGCACAGCcttctttaaaaatgatgatgactCAGCTGTGTTTCTTAACTTTGGCACGCTGTGACTTCTCATCTGTTAAGTTAATGTTTGTACTTCCTTTGCCTTTCAGATCAGCAGATTCATGTCTGTGAACAAGCTGAAATACTTCTTCGCCGTTGACACCAGATATGTTTTGAAGAAACTTATGATCCTCATGTTCCCGTATACACATCAGGTAATCATAGATCCAATCGAACGTACTGCACGACACAAAACTTTAATAGTGTTCAGACTGCGGgataataaatcatatttcgAACCACTTATCACATTGaagccaaacacaaacaagataaGCAGCCACTTAATCACCACTCAGGCTTCATTTATGAACATCATAATACTGTGATTGTCTGTGtgcatattaaaaacacactgagctccGTAATTTCCCACACACTTACTGTGATTATGAATAAAGTCACCACTCCAAACATTCTGTGCCGTGATAATGTCCGAACTACACAGAGTGCAAACACCACTTACAACACCAGGGTACTGTTTGACCCTCAATGTCTACGACATAGTGTTTACTTTGTAAAGTCAGTCTGCAGACAGTACCTCATAGCTTTTCTTCTTGTCAACAAATACTCTGGCAcgaacaaaaccaacaatattCTTACGTGCTGTAGACCTCCGCTGTTCTcataaacacatcagtgagccacactaTTGCACTCAGAGACATGTTCCTTTATTATCAGAGTCTGAATCagccaagtaggttttcacagaCAAGGAATTTGTCCTGGTATATATTGCACATGGGCACAGTAGTTTATTTAGAGTTGAACCCACACAACCTGTCCTGCGGCTGTGAATACCGCGGATTAGTTGTGGATTAGTGCATCACATCCAACAAACTATTTactcctttttaaataaataaagttaaaacaCACGctcataaaaaggaaaaaaatatatgtatatttatggatatttttttatatatatcattcTCAAAAGGTCGACTCCCCTTCATCTCTTTTCCTGTAGAGTTCCCTCCCCACGTTTTGGGCCCGTTTGTGAAGATTTTCATCTTCTTCAGTTGAAAATAACAGATAAACTCTACCAGGCACAGATGTGAcgcgttgtgtgtgtgcgctaaTCACAGTTGTCTATTCAATGATTCAAATTCCACTAGAAGTGCTGCCGTCTGTTTCAGAAGCAGGTCCTCACTCTGGTCTAGAGTACGCGGCTGTTCTAGCACTCCGCATCAATCGGCACATAGCAGCTCCAGCTGGATGGAAGTCAGACACcaaaacagcatagagaatccagtcaACTTTGTGCAAACTtctgatcataaaaacagccaaaaattTAACtataaagcatatttattcatatagaTGCAAAAGAAGTAAAGAAGAAACCTCTTGTACTGAATCagaacatatttttctttaaatgtaatattttactATGTATTTACTTCATTCTAAATCATAATGGTTCATCTACCTCTGCTGTGTCCTCTAATTTATCACTGAGCTTAAATCTTATGAAGTTTCAATTAACTTTTATGTAGTAATTGTCTGAACCAATTTATTATTTAGTGTAAGTTAAGTTGTAGTAGAGCGTTGAGGTGAAAAACGAGCAGGATGACTcacactgtatttgtgtgttcttgttagGATTGGGAAGTTCGTTACCATCGGGACACTCCACTGCCTCCAAGACAAGATGTGAATGCACCTGATCTTTACATACCAAGTGAGTTTCTATAAATAGAAAGTGATCAGTAGCAGAACATTTTGGGACCCTGTCtgatgtgtctctttgtctttcagcaATGGCTTTCATCACGTACATTTTACTCGCTGGAATGGCCCTGGGCATTCAAAAAAGGTGAGTAATTCctcttaatttaatttgttgacTCATGACTCAGAGTAAATGTGTTCATATCAAATAAGTCAAATAAGTGATTGTGAGTCATCTTTGTGTGAAGGTTCAGCCCAGAGGTTCTTGGACTGTGTGCCAGCACCGCCCTCGTGTGGGTCGTCATCGAGGTCTTGGTGATGTTGTTGAGCTTGTACCTGCTGACGGTACACAGTGACCTCTCAACCTTTGACCTTATTGCCTACAGTGGATACAAATATGTTGGGTAAATGTCATATTATACCTAATATGCATGTGTGATGGTTAATTTTAGacaaaatattcaactttttttaaatcattttaaatgtaacttgGTCCTGCATTATAAGTCATGTTGAGGTAAACATTAACTTGTTTTCaagcttgttttctttcactcctctcctccaggaTGATCTTCACAGTTTTGTGCGGCTTACTGTTTGGCAGCGATGGTTATTTCGTGGCTCTTGCCTGGTCCTCTTGTGCCCTCATGTTCTTCATTGTAAGTATTTGAGTCCTTCTTGACATCACCCACTATATTTATTCATCTGTatttgaaatgatgaaactCACATGTGATCTACAAACTGGGTATTTATTAGCTTATTTATTAGTTCTGAGTTCAACCTACCATCTGTAAAAACAGTAACTTTCCTATTGTATAATACCACACAAGCAAAATTCGAATCCCCAAAATTAAGTTAATTTTATTCCATAATTTGATCATATATTTacgtatttatatatttctttgtcagtttcatttgaaaagaaagacagaatagCAGAAGACAGCTAATACACACAAAACCTAAAACATtatatgtgtgtaaaatataattgtattttatagCTGACATTTAAGATATGTGTACACACTCATGTTTAGGCCTTACAGTGCAATCActaaatgtgataaatgttgagtgcaacaataaaatacatctgATTTTATCATTAATCAGTTCTGTCATGGGCTGCATTATTACACTACATTGcatttagttaataaaatgccAGTTTGTTATGGCATTTTACTGAAAAAGGAGATCCTAATGATCAAAGAAACTCAATTGTTCAACCTGCTGTTATTGcacacagattttaaatttaaattagtttgatattttgtctTGGAATAACGTGTtagcaaaataacaaaaatccaTTAGCATGAGGTCTTATTATCAAGTTGATGGTGCTAGGCAATCGTGGGGAAAGTTCACACAATCCCACTGTAAAACAGCAGGTAGATTTAGTTTATATTCAATAAAATACATCTGAATAATTGATTCTTAGAGTTGCTGTTAAacggattttgttacctttagatGGAACactagatttttgtttttgaactaaactaaccagctgctgactgaagcttcatatttaacatcaagaaagtgaataagtaAATTacctaaaatgttgaactttttcctttttaataacATCAGCAGTGTAACTTACATGTTATTT includes:
- the yif1a gene encoding protein YIF1A, whose protein sequence is MDLPHHGYRATKPRARAAPPTADSVLFEDTSSAAPAMNSQGYYTPGYNMGAPTSDMQAGTGVDNLFTDPMANAAMMYGSSLANQGKDMVNKEISRFMSVNKLKYFFAVDTRYVLKKLMILMFPYTHQDWEVRYHRDTPLPPRQDVNAPDLYIPTMAFITYILLAGMALGIQKRFSPEVLGLCASTALVWVVIEVLVMLLSLYLLTVHSDLSTFDLIAYSGYKYVGMIFTVLCGLLFGSDGYFVALAWSSCALMFFIVRSLKMKILPSLSSDSMGTGSSAKPQFRLYITVATAVFQPIIIYWLTSHLIR